The region TTAAGACGAGCGGTCAAAAATTACCACAAACATTATAAAATCTTGTGTGCTATATATGGATCTATTCTTTATAGATATTTGGGTTATGTGTGTACATCAAGAAGCAAACTATTTTTCAGCATGCTGGTATTAACTGTAGATCTGAATTGCTTATATTCCACTAGTTATTGATTGTCTAACAACTGATAAAGATGGTGCTATCTTGTAGGACTCTGGTCTATGGGGTCAGCCTGCTGATCCGAGTCAATGGAGTGCTTATTAAGGCTATGGACAAGGTTATGATGCCTATGCTTATGAAGCCACCCAGGATCCTTCACAATATGCATATGGTGCATATGCTGGTTATGTGCAATACCCTCAACAGGCAAGATTTTGCTTATTTTTCTCATTCAGGCCAATTCCTTTTTGTTGATTATGATGAGAATCTGAATGATTAAGCTACTTCATGAACTTATCTGCCAACTTTTTTGCATTCTGGAATAGCTGATAAGACGAGTGCACTCGGTAAAATCATCGTAATTCTCTTGGTCATAACTTTTAAGCATCATGTTAAAGTCTTTCATAGTCTTTCACTCTTCCTAGCTGTGTCAGGCAATTCCAGAATATTGCTTCCCTATTGTATAGGTCTCCTCATTTTGCTGAACAGACTGCAAAATATGCACAAGAAAATTTTTTCAGGGATCTGTTCAGCATAGAATCAGGAAaatgtgattttatttagaaaccCATGTCTTATGCAATTACTTCAAATGCTTTGTCTGAAGTATTTAGGGAAGCTTTGCAACTTTTTCTAATATCTCATCGTCTTCATAACTTCTACTCTGGcctggttcttgattttttttccggTCTTGACtgctttttaagtttttttagtTGTGAATGTTATGGCTGGTCTATCTTAGACTAGTTCCCTGAAGTTTGATGTCTGTTTCATTACCAAACATTATGTAGTAGTTGACAATAACTCATTGGTGTATGAGCAGGCTCTCCATGTGATGACTACACTGTgaactttctttttcctttcttaatatggaaaagggccaaaattacccctgaactttgagaaatagtttatccatacccttcgttatactattgggCCAATTATGCCCTTACCATTATACTATTGGGCCAATTATGCCCTTACAGTTATACTAtggtccaaatttacccctaatcTAAACGGACTGCCATGTGTCCTAATCCTAGACGCCCAATCCATTTCCCCCCAATAATTCATCCGGATCAAATAATTCTCCGGATCCGACCCGGATGAAATCATTTCACCCAACATTCAAGGGTACTCTCAAGTGCTGTGACTGTGCAGCTTAAGTTTGGCAGAATGCTAGAATAGACAACCTCTGATTGTGAGGCAAGGAAATAAAACTGTGAACTTGAACACCTTGGAGAAAATGACAGAGTTGTCCATATACATTTCATAGGAAAACAGCTGAAGTGCGATAAACTAGAATTCAGCTTTCCAATTTTGACGAAAGGCTTACCCGCTGAGACTTGGCCTAGATGTCAAGGTCCAGACCTGAGAGCAAGTGCTCAAGCTAAAATCCCTAGACGTATGACATTCTGTCGTTGGAATTTTCCCACCATTATGCGTCTCAGTCAGGTTTTAATTTGAGTAGTTGGTGATGACAATAGCATTATTGTATTTGTCGTTAAAATGAACAGCAAAGGACTTAGGTATTTGAACTCAGCCACACTGGTTTCAAGTCTCAACAAACAAAGACTTAATGTATCTTGTATAGAACTGCATGTACACATAAATATCCCCATGATATGACCTAAAGATCTGATGTTTCAAAACATAAACAGACTAGTCAAGGAAGACCAAAAGACATTCTTTTgaccaaaaatgaaaattttatattCTGTGGCTTGCTTATCTTAGTGATGTATAAGCAACAAGGGTGTAATAGAAAGAAAATGCGAAGGTTTACCTGCTTGGCAGCCTTAACAAAAGCAGAACTCATTTGCTTTGGTTGGTCTGCAACATTGGTTGAGTCTTGTGTAGGATTAGGAGGAGGAGGTTCCGGATAATTAGGTGAGAGACGAACAGGAGGAGCATCCCTCTGAAGAGTACCAAAAGTGTTGAAAGCAAGAGCTGCCATTGTATTTACTTGCTCCTGTAGCTGTGATATGATATCCATCTTGCAGATCCTTCCCTAAATTGCTAAAAAAGCAGTGAATGTATTGTCTATGCATTTTCTCAATGTTTAAACATATTCcacaaaagcataaaaaaaaaaaaaaaacaataaacagATATGCACTGTTAAATGCAATGTAAGAGCATTGTCTACAATCAATTTTAGCACCccttttttaagaaaagaataGAGCAGCAACTGAAGTGAACCATTTAACAAATCTATCAACATCCAAAAATTCTGCACAAATCTATCATCACTTAAGGAGAGTGGGTGAGGATATTAGACGTTTAAGTCAAAAGATGCAAATGTGTTATTCTTTATCTTCGAACTTGCCAATCCAATCTCTCTTAGACATAAAAGATAAATGTGTTAATTCAATCACATACATCAATCACAGTACCAGTAAACACTGAGGTACTCTTGAATGTGCCTGcaattatacaattttttttttcctttggaaAGTGCAGGAGCACATGTCAAATATTATATCACCATGTTCAAGAAGCAAGAAGAAGAGCGTTACCACTTTCCATTCCAATCAGTTCATCAAAACCACAGTCTATTATTCATCCAAAGATTAAGAGCAGAAACTGTAATTAAGACTGAGATAACTAAGCATCATCTTACAACCTGTAGAGAAGTCATGCACAATTACCTGCAGCGAacgagattcaagaatgcttccttTCACTCACGATTTGACAAAATAAAGAGAGttatatttttgggagttgagTTCAAGAAACGATGTGGGACTCAGTCCAATTCTTGAAGGAAATTTGAAGTCAAGTACTTAACCTCTAAATATGACTGAAGAAATCTAACTCAACCcctaaatttttctttaaaatgatTTCTATAGTTGTACAGACCAAacaataagaagaagaaaaaggggggAGCAAAGTTTGGGAACGATTTGGGGTTAAGACGTAAGTGACTTTGATTTGACAAATTGAGATAAATACTAGATTAATCACTTATTTTGAACATAATTAATACTTAAAATTATTGgtgtgaattatatatatattatgaaatgGAAAACTAACACCAAAactagtttaaaatatttttagttttttataaACAGTTATTTCACTCTATTTGGAAATTCAACGAGCTTGACtagttaatttaaaaataaggaggGCTAAAATTGAGTGTCAAAcactatcaacaataacaagcCGTTCATCTTGTCTTTAGATGCAATCCAATAATTGCAAAGAATTTTGATATTACAAAAGAAGTAAAGCAGAGGAGTTGACCAACTTCCAAGTAGTACTCATATCACAAAAGACGTTAATATTAAAGAAACGCGAGGATACAAATAACTGCTGATTTTGCTTTTAAAGCGCATGCTTCCTACCTCTTTTCATTCTAAATAAACAAAGATCTAAACCAGATGCATTGATCATGTAAAGACTAAGTACATCAAACCAACCTGCAGACATTCTTACCAAAGGCCTAAACAGGATTCAATATCAACATCTATGCTTCAAGCTAGGACTCCTCAATGTCTTTATAGCTCCTAGCTTGAGGGGGTGTGTTAAACAAAGAGAAGAAGATCATCAAGGACAGTAAAGCAACTTTACCCCTTCACAAAGTTAGTTATAATGTAGTCCCAAAGTTAGTTATTGACACTGTTAGTTAGAACAGTCTCGACTAATGAGGAGATTTGAGGTTAAGTAGTTAATATGTAGATTGTAATCACTTAACACAATCATATTCAATCCATGAGATATGAATAAAATCTTCTCTCTAAACATCCTACCTCTTGTGTTCTTCAATATTGAAGTGTATACTTTCTGTTCATCTATGTATATCACTGTATATCTCTGAATTCAACAAATTTCTATTCAGAGATCAGTTTTATGACCTATATGTCGCGCTTTAAAatgtaaattattattattattttttttttaaagatatgGAGGCGTACCTAAATACACCGAATGCAGATGTAATTATTTAGTCTTGTGGTCCTTGATCTTCTAAATCAATACATACAAGTTTTAAGAGAAGATACATTGAAGAGGGATTTATATAAAGGTATACATCAAATCAATACCaaatatttgtattagaaaaCTTTAAACTATGTATAGCAACGTTTTGTAATCAAGGGAAAAACAcgtttttttaagttttttactCGGTGTTCAGTACCCCAATTAGGCCCCCCATTAAACTGGATTCAAGCCGTGTGCCTATTAAAGAGAAGATGCTCCCTACCAGgagtttttttttcatattttaaaattcaaacCCAAGACCTCTAGTTAAGGTGGACCTAATTCAATTCAACTTGCTGTGACTAATCTTCTCTTTGGtaaattaataaatttaatCATGTCAACCTAGATACATTCaatagataaatatatataacaaattTGTTGCTATAAAAATGTGTtaactatataaatatatatccttTAATTTTCCTTATTATAAGATAGTGGTAATATAATGCAAGATCAGCAATTTGAATGCTACCAAAGTTGAGGtacatatatagtataactATATAAGACACATTTTATGACTCAAATCTCTATATATAAGCAGCACCAAAAACATAAATCTAGAACAAACAAGTTAGTAAAAAATATCGCTAAGATGATTGGGGCAAATATTGTTCCATTTATAACAATAGTGATGCCAGTTTTGATTTCTAATTCACAATTAGTATACTGTGGACCAATCGATCCCAAATGTTTTATGAAATGTGCTCATTTATGTTTCCAAAATCCTGGTTGTTACATGGCATGTGCAAGATAATGTGGGGGTTCTCTCAATAAGAATTCTTCTCCAATGCACTATTGCAATCTTGATTGTTCAATTCACAAGTGTGCAAGTTTAATCAAAGGTACCTTCTCATTCGTTAAACTTTTTTGGCTTTGAATAGATCTTAGAGAATTTTCAATATCCAGGAGAAATCTATTTTACGGCTCGTAATAAATATGTAAGATtgtgcaatatatatatatatatgagcaaaCAGTAGGGTCGAGGCTAACGTTGTTCGGAAGTATAACTTTCAAAGAGATATATTtgcacaattttaaaaaaaattgggacaATATATTGACCTAAAATGGGACAATTGCGTAAATCAACCCTTAACTTGACATCATTATATGAACTCGTAAACTTTAAGTTCTCGAACTAACTATGTATAAATGAATCATTTTTGTCTGTTCAAATTGTAACGGTCATAACTCATGTCATCCTTTTTCCTTAGCTAATTTAATTGTATCTTGtctttcttattattatttttccctCCCGACTTTATTACtaacatatttattttatgaatttcttTGCTTTGTGCAGATGACAAACAATGGCAAGGTTGCATGAAGGATTGTTCCGACAATTACTGCAGAGCCTAGAAGATAATCTTCAAAACTTTGTTATATGATATTCATTAATTAATGTTGTAATTGAAAAGCTAATCATATGCCATCGTTTGTCATCATTTAGATTTAGATTTAGACTATTAATAAGTGAAACTTCTTAGAACGACGAAGGGCAGATTCGTAAATATACATTGCTTTATGGCTAAATTGTAAATTGCTTTTGAACCTTGAATGCAACCACGTGTTACCCTTTCTAGAAATTACAAAAACGTCTTCCTAACTTTTCCCTTTCTCCATTTTCCTCTTCGGAAGTCATAGAGCTTCTGCTGACTACCAAGTCATGCGGTAAGGAAATCGTTGTAATCTTCTCTTCGGATTCAATTGAGGTCACTCAGTATCATCATATTGTGTCCATACCCTATTtagctttcttgaaaatttccaaatatgttttttttttttttttggtttttcaatGGAAGGGGCGGAAGCACATGATGCCTAGCGATGTCACCCGAAACGGcttggctgattttttttttttaatttatacatacataaataatCTAGCGAACCAAAACATGTACTggttatatataaattaaatgacACTGCTTGGTAAAAGTGATTCCGTCCACCAGTTGGTTTAGGCCTTTAGTTTTACTATCGAGGTCGAGTGTTCGAATCTGGTCATCCCTAatgactttttttaaaaaaaaaaaatagcattgTTTAGAAAATTTACTAAAGTCAGATCTTGATCATTTGAAGCCTACCCAAAAATAAAGTTTCAAAACCAAGTAAACCAACatccatcaaattcatattgCTGCCAAAAATAAGTTATTGCATTTGATGATCTTATGAGTGGTTGTTTTACGacttgtataaaaaaaattatttagtaatattttcagTGAGTGTATTATAGATTTGTTTCAAGCATAGAAGCTCATCGAGGAGAGTTGTAATTTTATACTTGAATTGTGTTTTTCTAAACTATGATGTCATTATAGTGATTTATAAGTTATTGTCTTTGCTGAGCTTCTGCGTAGTTATTTTGTGACttgtagaaaaaagaaaaaaaagaattagtaaTATTTGTAATGAGTTTATTAcgaatatgtttcaaaaaatAGAAGCTCGTCGAGGAGAGTTGCAGTTGAACACCTTAATtgtatttttctaaattacGTTGTTGTTATAGTGACTTATTCATTTGTTCACTTCAGAAGTGGCTCAAGGGGGGAGGCTAGTGAAGCCTTCACTTTAGGCCCCTAAAAACTTGaggctccaattttttttttttaattaagtgtcaatttcatgatttgagCTTCGCTTAAACAATATTGTAGTTTGTAGAAACATAAAAaagtaataaaaagaaaaactatcTACTTTTAttgtaaaattattttagaattttggatTCCACTACTCATATCTtcatattagtaaataaattttatacgACAATATCCTACAGATTGTATTGCTAACGCATGGTTAACATCTTATtaacttgaattaatacttACTAATATAAATGATAGCGATAATATTATTAAGAGAAATTAAAGacttcatgttattaaggatatATACTATaaacaaaaatatgaaaaaacataTAGGCCTCTTATTAaaagtaccttttttttttaaattaaaattcttttaataTCGACACTGCTTGCAAAAAATTCCACGTACGTCACTGCAATCACCCTTTGACAAATAAGACATGCTGTTTGGACTCTCTCATCCCTTTTCATTATGGGGTCTAATTGTTCAATGGGGGTCGTATGCCTATCACTTTGGTGAAACTAAAAATAAGTTGCACTATTTTATTGGCTGTATTGCTGTAATCATAGGAGGAGTTTGCATGCTGATGATTACTCCTTGGTTGATTCAACTACTTGAACGGGAAACCCCCATCATCAAAGCACCATTGGCAAAGATATGCAATATGGTAGGTCCAGGTTTGGGGTTTGTATTTGCTTATGTTTTTACAAAGTGTGTTCCAATCCATGACGTTCAGCTCCTCTCAATATCATGTTTTATTTTCGGGGTTTTCTCGTAACCTTACTCATCCAACCAGCCACCACCGACTTCGGCCTCCACAACTCTTTGTTATGGGCTTTGTCTAAGAGACTTCAAAGAACAA is a window of Lycium ferocissimum isolate CSIRO_LF1 chromosome 12, AGI_CSIRO_Lferr_CH_V1, whole genome shotgun sequence DNA encoding:
- the LOC132041064 gene encoding mediator of RNA polymerase II transcription subunit 21-like codes for the protein MDIISQLQEQVNTMAALAFNTFGTLQRDAPPVRLSPNYPEPPPPNPTQDSTNVADQPKQMSSAFVKAAKQFDALVAALPLSDGGEEAQLKRIAELQAENDAVGQELQKQLEAAEKELKQVQELFNQATDNCLNLKKPE